A stretch of the Gossypium hirsutum isolate 1008001.06 chromosome D07, Gossypium_hirsutum_v2.1, whole genome shotgun sequence genome encodes the following:
- the LOC121219549 gene encoding U-box domain-containing protein 9: MAKTGVLSSDPTVRAKAVELKKELQRLVRTIVDDDDYSIHAIDRAKDALCALRGLIMFNKRSSPATFKLREAVPCPEEFKCPLSNQLMRDPVILASGQTYDRPFIQKWLNAGNRTCPRTQQVLSHTILTPNHLIREMISQWCKSQGIELPNPVQCGREEGITEAECDRFFSLLDKLSAAVPEQKEAAKELRLLTKKVPSFRALFGESVDAITQLLTPLTRCNSQSGVHPDLQEDVITTLLNLSIHDSNKKLVAETPMVVPLLMEALRSGTIETRSNAAATLFTLSALDSNKVLIGKSGVLKPLIDLLDEGHPLTMKDVASAIFNLCIIHENKARAVRDGAVSVILKKIVDGVHVDELLAILAMLSTHQRAIEEMGELGAVPCLLRIVRESNCERNKENCIAILHTVCLNDRTKWKALKEEEISYGTISKLAQDGTSRSKRKANGILERLRRAINITHTA, translated from the exons ATGGCGAAAACGGGGGTGTTGAGTTCGGATCCAACGGTGAGAGCGAAGGCAGTGGAACTGAAGAAAGAATTGCAGAGACTGGTTAGGACTATCGTCGACGACGATGATTACAGCATCCATGCCATCGATCGAGCTAAAGATGCTCTTTGTGCTTTGAGAGGCCTTATTATGTTCAATAAACGATCCTCGCCGGCCACCTTTAAGTTACGTGAAGCGGTGCCCTGTCCTGAAGAGTTCAAATGTCCTCTTTCTAACCAGCTTATGAGAGATCCTGTTATTTTAGCTTCTGGTCAG ACATATGACAGACCCTTTATCCAGAAATGGCTGAATGCGGGCAATAGGACTTGCCCTAGAACCCAACAAGTTCTTTCTCACACGATTCTCACTCCCAATCACCTGATCAGGGAGATGATATCGCAGTGGTGTAAGAGTCAGGGGATAGAACTGCCGAACCCTGTACAGTGTGGTAGGGAGGAGGGCATCACGGAAGCAGAGTGTGAccgtttcttttctttgctcgaCAAGTTGTCCGCTGCAGTGCCTGAACAGAAGGAAGCAGCAAAGGAGCTTCGTTTGTTGACAAAAAAGGTGCCTTCATTCCGAGCTCTTTTCGGTGAATCCGTTGATGCCATTACTCAACTGCTCACCCCGCTCACTAGATGCAACTCTCAGAGTGGTGTTCACCCTGATCTCCAGGAAGATGTGATTACGACACTCTTGAACCTTTCGATCCATGACAGCAATAAGAAGCTTGTTGCTGAAACACCAATGGTTGTTCCCCTTCTTATGGAAGCACTGAGATCTGGAACTATTGAAACAAGGAGCAATGCAGCTGCGACCCTTTTCACTCTATCGGCACTTGATTCTAACAAGGTTCTTATTGGTAAATCTGGTGTCTTAAAACCTCTCATTGACCTTCTAGACGAGGGTCATCCGTTGACAATGAAAGATGTTGCTTCTGCAATATTTAACCTATGCATTATCCATGAGAATAAGGCAAGAGCTGTGAGGGATGGTGCAGTAAGTGTCATTTTAAAAAAGATTGTGGATGGTGTGCATGTAGATGAATTATTGGCTATCCTTGCAATGCTTTCGACCCATCAAAGGGCTATTGAGGAAATGGGGGAGCTTGGAGCAGTTCCTTGCTTGCTTCGTATTGTCAGGGAGAGCAATTGTGAACGGAATAAGGAAAATTGCATCGCAATCCTGCACACCGTCTGTCTTAATGATCGAACCAAGTGGAAGGCACTAAAGGAAGAAGAGATTAGCTACGGAACAATATCTAAGCTTGCTCAAGATGGAACTTCGAGATCCAAGAGAAAGGCTAATGGAATTCTCGAAAGACTAAGAAGGGCTATTAATATTACTCATACTGCATGA